One part of the Leucobacter triazinivorans genome encodes these proteins:
- the rbfA gene encoding 30S ribosome-binding factor RbfA: MSNPRAGKVAERIQQIIARRLEKGLRDPRLGFVTITDVRVTGDLQHASVFYTVYGDEQAQTDSAAALRAATGMLRSEVGKQLGTRLTPTLEFIHDELPESAQHLNELLAEAKRRDEESAALAAHAQYAGEEDPYVKPREIGDGEMDVDGLAEQDLLDDEDRD; this comes from the coding sequence ATGAGCAATCCGAGGGCCGGCAAGGTCGCAGAGCGCATCCAGCAGATCATCGCGCGCAGGCTGGAGAAGGGGCTGCGGGATCCGCGCCTCGGCTTCGTGACCATCACGGATGTGCGCGTCACCGGCGATCTGCAGCACGCGAGCGTGTTCTACACGGTGTACGGCGACGAACAGGCTCAGACGGACTCGGCAGCGGCCCTGCGCGCCGCGACGGGGATGCTGCGCAGCGAGGTCGGCAAGCAGCTGGGCACGCGCCTCACGCCGACGCTCGAGTTCATCCACGACGAACTGCCGGAGAGCGCGCAGCACCTCAACGAGCTGCTGGCGGAGGCGAAGCGCCGCGACGAGGAGTCGGCGGCGCTCGCGGCGCACGCCCAGTACGCGGGCGAGGAGGATCCGTACGTCAAGCCTCGCGAGATCGGGGACGGCGAGATGGACGTCGACGGCCTCGCGGAGCAGGATCTGCTCGACGACGAGGATCGCGACTAG
- the mtrA gene encoding MtrAB system response regulator MtrA, which yields MSARILVVDDDRALAEMLGMVLQGEGFITESSADGTEAIERFRDMRPDLVLLDVMLPGLDGIEVCELIRAESGVPIIMLTARTDTRDVVRGLEVGADDYVVKPFNPAELIARIRARLREPQQDAAETLRIGDLTIDVSAHEVRRGAQPIPLTPLEFDLLAILARKPQQVFTREVLLEKVWGYQYKADTRLVNVHVQRLRAKIEQDPDHPTIVTTVRGVGYRAGTPVE from the coding sequence ATGAGCGCGCGCATCTTGGTGGTAGACGACGACAGGGCACTGGCGGAGATGCTCGGCATGGTGCTCCAGGGCGAGGGCTTCATCACCGAGAGTTCGGCGGACGGCACCGAGGCGATCGAGCGGTTCCGCGACATGCGTCCCGATCTCGTGCTCCTCGACGTGATGCTGCCGGGGCTCGACGGCATCGAGGTCTGCGAGCTGATCCGCGCCGAATCGGGGGTGCCGATCATCATGCTCACCGCGCGCACCGACACCCGCGACGTGGTGCGGGGGCTCGAGGTCGGGGCCGACGACTACGTCGTCAAGCCGTTCAATCCGGCCGAGCTGATCGCGCGGATCCGCGCGCGCCTCCGCGAGCCGCAGCAGGACGCCGCCGAGACGCTGCGCATCGGCGACCTCACGATCGACGTCTCGGCGCACGAGGTGCGGCGCGGTGCCCAGCCGATCCCGCTCACTCCGCTCGAGTTCGATCTGCTGGCGATCCTTGCGCGCAAGCCGCAGCAGGTGTTCACCCGGGAGGTGCTCCTCGAGAAGGTGTGGGGCTACCAGTACAAGGCCGATACGCGGCTCGTGAACGTGCACGTGCAGCGCCTGCGCGCCAAGATCGAGCAGGATCCCGACCACCCCACGATCGTCACGACGGTGCGCGGCGTCGGCTACCGAGCCGGCACGCCCGTGGAGTAG
- a CDS encoding response regulator transcription factor: MIRVLLADDEAMIRSALAALLGLEDDIEIVAECVDGEQAVDEALRVRPDVCLLDLEMPGLDGVEAAARIGVSVGTRCVVVTRHARPGVLRRALAAGVAGFLPKSRSADEVAAVIRRVAAGGRYVDPEVAADALSDARCPLTDRELDVLRAGRRGETTAQIARSLSLAPGTVRNHVSAVLGKLGLESRQQAVLMAEERGWIEPAYGSRALPSRSTRSPSATSES, from the coding sequence GTGATCCGGGTGCTCCTGGCCGATGACGAGGCGATGATCCGTTCGGCCCTCGCCGCGCTGCTCGGCCTGGAAGACGACATCGAGATCGTCGCGGAGTGCGTCGACGGGGAGCAGGCCGTGGACGAGGCGCTCAGGGTGCGGCCCGACGTCTGCCTGCTCGACCTCGAGATGCCCGGCCTCGACGGCGTCGAGGCCGCCGCGCGCATCGGCGTGTCGGTGGGGACGCGCTGCGTCGTCGTGACGCGCCACGCGCGCCCCGGTGTGCTGCGTCGAGCCCTGGCGGCCGGAGTGGCGGGCTTCCTCCCCAAGTCGCGGAGCGCTGACGAGGTCGCTGCTGTGATCCGCCGCGTGGCCGCGGGCGGCCGCTACGTCGATCCCGAGGTCGCCGCGGACGCCCTGAGCGACGCCCGCTGCCCGTTGACCGATCGCGAGCTCGACGTGCTGCGCGCGGGACGTCGCGGGGAGACGACGGCGCAGATCGCGCGTTCGCTGTCGCTCGCCCCCGGAACGGTGCGCAATCACGTCAGCGCCGTGCTCGGCAAGCTCGGGCTGGAGAGCCGTCAGCAGGCCGTGCTGATGGCCGAGGAACGAGGGTGGATCGAGCCCGCCTACGGCAGCCGCGCGCTCCCCTCGCGCTCCACCAGGAGCCCGTCGGCGACGAGCGAGTCGTAG
- a CDS encoding WhiB family transcriptional regulator — MNDSPQTPVPGNWFVDPVFLGVPGVRSDDEALAWHTDALCAQTDPEAFFPEKGGSTREAKRICESCEVRSECLEYALENDERFGIWGGLSERERRKLRKEAM, encoded by the coding sequence TTGAACGATTCGCCGCAGACCCCGGTTCCGGGCAACTGGTTCGTCGACCCGGTGTTCCTCGGTGTTCCCGGCGTTCGCTCGGACGACGAGGCGCTCGCCTGGCACACCGATGCGCTGTGCGCGCAGACCGACCCCGAGGCGTTCTTCCCGGAGAAGGGCGGATCGACGCGCGAGGCGAAGCGGATCTGCGAGAGCTGCGAGGTGCGCTCGGAGTGCCTCGAGTACGCGCTCGAGAACGATGAGCGCTTCGGTATCTGGGGCGGCCTCTCCGAGCGGGAACGCCGCAAGCTGCGCAAAGAGGCGATGTAG
- the truB gene encoding tRNA pseudouridine(55) synthase TruB — protein MTNEAPNALPEQGAILLIDKDEGWTSHDVVAKARRALGTRKVGHAGTLDPMATGLLVLGAGPATRLLTHLVGLDKTYTATIRLGIATVTDDRESEAVSAADPSDIIALAADPARVAAAVAELTGEIEQAPSAVSAIKVDGRRAYDRVRAGEQVELAKRPVTVHAFDLGEPRTASAHGVPVIDVEATVRCSSGTYIRALARDLGAALGVGGHLTALRRTEVGPFGVAGAASTERLVAGGALPLLDPATVAGRLFPELRLTAQQTVDLGHGKRLELDPETHPDARLAAAIAPDGRLIGLIEVKRGRTRVVTNFPTPDARAGDPGAQGGTDGSAQ, from the coding sequence GTGACGAACGAGGCTCCGAACGCGCTGCCCGAACAGGGTGCGATCCTGCTGATCGACAAGGACGAGGGGTGGACGAGCCACGACGTCGTCGCGAAGGCGCGCCGCGCGCTCGGCACGCGCAAGGTGGGGCACGCCGGCACGCTCGATCCGATGGCGACGGGTCTGCTCGTGCTGGGGGCCGGGCCGGCGACCCGGTTGCTCACGCACCTCGTCGGCCTCGACAAGACCTACACGGCGACGATCCGGCTCGGCATCGCGACCGTCACGGATGATCGCGAGAGCGAGGCGGTGAGCGCCGCCGACCCGTCGGACATCATCGCGCTCGCCGCCGACCCGGCGCGCGTCGCGGCCGCCGTGGCGGAGCTCACGGGCGAGATCGAGCAGGCTCCCAGTGCGGTCAGCGCCATCAAGGTCGACGGCCGCCGCGCCTACGACCGTGTGCGGGCGGGCGAGCAGGTCGAGCTCGCGAAGCGGCCGGTGACGGTCCACGCCTTCGATCTCGGCGAACCGCGCACGGCGTCGGCGCACGGGGTGCCGGTCATCGACGTCGAGGCGACCGTGCGGTGCTCCTCGGGCACCTACATCCGCGCTCTCGCGCGGGATCTCGGCGCCGCGCTGGGCGTGGGCGGCCACCTCACGGCGCTGCGTCGCACCGAGGTGGGCCCGTTCGGGGTCGCGGGCGCCGCGAGCACGGAGCGCCTGGTGGCCGGCGGGGCGCTTCCGCTGCTCGATCCCGCGACGGTGGCGGGGAGGCTCTTCCCCGAGCTGCGACTCACGGCGCAGCAGACGGTGGATCTCGGCCACGGCAAGCGCCTCGAGCTGGATCCCGAGACGCACCCGGATGCGAGGCTCGCGGCCGCGATCGCGCCCGACGGCAGGCTGATCGGGCTGATCGAGGTGAAGCGCGGCCGCACCCGAGTCGTCACGAACTTCCCGACGCCCGATGCGCGGGCCGGAGACCCGGGTGCGCAAGGCGGAACAGACGGGAGCGCGCAATGA
- a CDS encoding metallopeptidase family protein yields MFGRERRSRRAVRVHRRHGRRPVRSSLAGPTLPDPSSRFARFEVDARAAVELLQSYLPDELRGVRFGFQTAPTGEGASRFPLWYSVDREARTIMLYRMPIQRVRGLHVDDDEHRRYFVEHCVYQAVCEYLGREPWELLPGRFDHY; encoded by the coding sequence ATGTTCGGTCGTGAGCGCAGGTCTCGTCGCGCGGTGCGCGTGCACCGGCGGCACGGCCGGCGCCCGGTGCGATCATCGCTCGCGGGGCCCACGCTGCCCGACCCGAGCAGCCGCTTCGCGCGCTTCGAGGTCGACGCGCGCGCCGCAGTCGAGCTGCTGCAGTCGTACCTCCCGGATGAGCTGCGCGGGGTGCGGTTCGGCTTCCAGACCGCGCCGACGGGGGAGGGCGCGAGTCGCTTCCCCCTCTGGTACTCGGTGGATCGGGAGGCGCGCACGATCATGCTCTACCGCATGCCGATCCAGCGCGTCCGCGGCCTGCACGTCGACGACGACGAGCATCGGCGCTACTTCGTGGAGCACTGCGTGTACCAGGCCGTCTGCGAGTACCTCGGGCGCGAACCCTGGGAGCTGCTGCCGGGCCGCTTCGACCACTACTGA
- a CDS encoding DUF5719 family protein, giving the protein MSDRSRILRGGARAATGLVVVATCAVALALLGTTTLPEVVRAPLAITVDTTQNASRSLVCAGSFAELGADTSRPGVAIPSGAPSVTVAGSAESTGELTREEGGAGLPGVFSAPLAEPLAAAQVQRVDTENLRGVVAGACADPLNEQWLLGGATTTGISTTLSLGNPGSVPATVRITVFDENGAVESVQSTGVLVAPGAQQIVSLNGYAPDRERLAVRIESTGAPITASLGVGQVDGISPFAASAVTRQSAPGLRLVLPGIANESDHEHGPSDSGEGDEFPVVVRALAPDGASGTARLRAVDGEGGSTELGAIELAGAAVGELRVAEWPEGANALIVESDVPVLASALGSSTESDQHDYEWFVPAPELATDEPVAVPLVAGARLVLVNPGVGDARVEIARADGEGRATTETIPAGAAVVVRAPGEAVITSTAPVHAGARVLGEGSIAGYPVLAPDPRDGELTVHTR; this is encoded by the coding sequence ATGAGCGATCGGTCTCGGATCCTGCGGGGCGGCGCGCGCGCCGCGACCGGCCTGGTGGTCGTCGCCACCTGCGCCGTCGCGCTGGCGCTGCTCGGCACCACGACGCTGCCCGAGGTGGTGCGCGCGCCGCTGGCCATCACGGTGGACACCACGCAGAACGCATCCCGCAGCCTCGTGTGCGCGGGCTCGTTCGCCGAGCTCGGCGCCGACACGAGCCGGCCGGGCGTCGCGATCCCGAGCGGGGCCCCGTCGGTGACCGTCGCGGGATCCGCCGAGAGCACCGGCGAACTGACCCGTGAAGAGGGCGGCGCGGGCCTGCCGGGGGTGTTCTCGGCGCCGCTCGCAGAGCCGCTCGCCGCCGCTCAGGTGCAGCGCGTCGATACCGAGAACCTCCGGGGAGTCGTCGCGGGGGCCTGCGCCGATCCGCTGAACGAGCAGTGGCTCCTCGGAGGTGCGACCACGACGGGCATCTCGACGACGCTCTCCCTCGGCAACCCCGGATCGGTGCCCGCGACGGTGCGGATCACGGTCTTCGACGAGAACGGTGCGGTCGAGTCCGTGCAGTCGACCGGTGTGCTCGTGGCGCCCGGGGCGCAGCAGATCGTCTCGCTCAACGGCTACGCGCCGGACCGCGAGCGCCTCGCGGTGCGGATCGAGAGCACCGGTGCCCCGATCACGGCGAGCCTCGGGGTGGGGCAGGTCGACGGCATCTCGCCCTTCGCGGCTTCGGCGGTGACCCGCCAGAGCGCCCCCGGGCTGCGCCTCGTGCTGCCGGGGATCGCGAACGAGAGCGACCACGAGCACGGTCCGAGCGACTCCGGCGAGGGCGACGAATTTCCGGTGGTGGTGCGCGCCCTCGCGCCCGACGGGGCGAGCGGCACGGCCCGGCTCCGCGCTGTCGACGGCGAGGGCGGCAGCACGGAGCTGGGGGCGATCGAACTCGCGGGCGCTGCCGTGGGGGAGCTCAGGGTGGCCGAGTGGCCCGAGGGGGCCAACGCGCTGATCGTCGAGTCCGATGTACCGGTGCTCGCCTCGGCGCTCGGATCGTCGACCGAGAGCGATCAGCACGACTACGAGTGGTTCGTGCCGGCGCCCGAGCTCGCAACGGACGAACCCGTGGCCGTACCGCTGGTCGCGGGCGCGCGCCTCGTGCTGGTGAACCCCGGCGTCGGCGACGCGCGGGTGGAGATCGCTCGCGCGGACGGCGAGGGGCGAGCCACCACGGAGACGATTCCGGCCGGCGCCGCGGTCGTGGTGCGCGCGCCGGGCGAGGCGGTGATCACGAGCACGGCGCCGGTGCACGCGGGCGCGAGAGTGCTCGGCGAGGGGTCGATCGCGGGCTACCCGGTGCTCGCGCCCGATCCGCGCGACGGCGAGCTCACCGTCCACACGCGGTAG
- a CDS encoding A/G-specific adenine glycosylase, whose translation MTRALIEWYARAARDLPWRDPETTPWAVLVSEFMLQQTQVDRVLPRWAAWVERWPTPSALAIDEPGEAVRVWDRLGYPRRALWLHRAAVEIADRHGDRVPADIDELLALTGIGPYTARAVAVFAFGERHPVVDTNTRRVLARAVHGRAAAGMPAAADLDDMAALLPEDRAGAAAVNAAAMELGAVVCTARAPRCGECPIARWCEWRGAGYPDNAPAKRPRQARFAGSDRQARGRIMALLRRSEGAVAVERALEAAADGGVGDPEQPRRAYDSLVADGLLVEREGSARLP comes from the coding sequence ATGACACGGGCGCTCATCGAGTGGTACGCGCGTGCGGCCCGGGATCTGCCCTGGCGCGATCCCGAGACCACCCCGTGGGCGGTGCTCGTCTCCGAGTTCATGCTGCAGCAGACCCAGGTGGACCGCGTGCTCCCGCGCTGGGCGGCCTGGGTCGAGCGCTGGCCGACGCCCTCCGCCCTCGCGATCGACGAGCCGGGTGAGGCGGTGCGCGTCTGGGATCGCCTCGGCTACCCGCGCCGGGCCCTCTGGCTGCACCGCGCAGCGGTCGAGATCGCCGATCGGCACGGCGATCGGGTGCCCGCCGATATCGACGAGTTGCTGGCGCTGACCGGCATCGGCCCCTACACGGCCCGCGCCGTCGCGGTCTTCGCCTTCGGCGAGCGCCACCCGGTCGTCGACACGAACACCAGGCGCGTGCTCGCACGCGCCGTGCACGGGCGCGCTGCGGCGGGGATGCCCGCGGCCGCCGACCTGGACGACATGGCGGCGCTGCTCCCGGAGGACCGGGCGGGGGCCGCCGCCGTCAACGCCGCCGCCATGGAACTCGGCGCGGTGGTGTGCACGGCCCGCGCGCCGCGCTGCGGCGAGTGCCCCATCGCCCGCTGGTGCGAGTGGCGCGGCGCCGGTTACCCGGACAACGCCCCCGCGAAGCGCCCCCGGCAGGCGAGGTTCGCGGGCAGCGACCGCCAGGCGCGGGGACGGATCATGGCGCTGCTGCGCCGCTCGGAGGGCGCGGTCGCGGTCGAGCGCGCCCTCGAGGCGGCGGCCGACGGCGGGGTGGGCGATCCGGAGCAGCCCCGCCGAGCCTACGACTCGCTCGTCGCCGACGGGCTCCTGGTGGAGCGCGAGGGGAGCGCGCGGCTGCCGTAG
- a CDS encoding glycosyltransferase family 2 protein — protein sequence MRTRVTAILVAQQGGEWLDQTIAGIAAQTVAPAAIIAVNNGGSEGLGEQLLVSGAERVVGLPARLSYGQAVARGISAAVSAEAAASGGGDAEEAADATEEWFWLLSEDSCPEPDALAHIVSSVQRAPSVVVAGPKLVDWDHPERIIELGQSLTRYGSRWTLRRQELDQQQYDHLQDVLGVGPVGMLVRRDIWQRLGGFDPALPVYDDGLDFCVRARLAGYRVEVSPASRVRFAQSGVAGPRIDRRRSVLRAAHRQARTAHLHRRIAYAPPVVAFFEWLGLPVYAVLRVLWALIREQPGYMIGEFVSAYAVFFRPHAIIASRRRIREQSALGWAAIRKLRVDPKSVRTARMIDREAILASTGRQRRELHFISSGGLAVLVAAMVAAIALTWWALPHTSLFGGGLAPLNAIDQLWWNTRPLDGVPADPFTWVLALLGTLTFWNPSHALVLLMVSAIPLTALGGWIWAAQLTESKAARALLGLGFALSPVLLGSLQSGHLTTLVLTVVLPWLLLAAARCRESWSWAGTASLLAAVALAAAPILIPAALVMLVVGLFTTVRGAARVLTTALVPLVLFAPKIVTGLVAGRPLDLLLDPGVVAPFDSATTGHLLLGFPEFGLEGWAGVLGAIGLDGPPTTLLVGTLLLPLALLALLGIFTGRVAVTLFNALLGGLGMVTAIAAGQLHLTVRGDESVALWTGSGLAVYWLAVLSLAAVGADALRRAAAPVVGVALVGALVAVVPVGAQLLLNQVPFQPSSAQMPALVQAAGETDPGVRTLVLTPEASHSVRAELVTGAGVRLDSIRTALAVPEQTTRDVRIAELVGGLASVGGEDMRGELRREGIGFVLLEEGGSAEERAELQRVFDQHSALVSAGQTEQGLLWRVVDPESGSEVQGDAETRLGGTSLSGHTIWTIQLIVVLGVVLLALPTGEVTWRPEKRRRPKRGEAKR from the coding sequence ATGCGCACGAGAGTAACCGCCATCCTGGTCGCCCAGCAGGGCGGGGAATGGCTCGACCAGACCATCGCCGGGATCGCGGCGCAGACCGTCGCACCCGCGGCGATCATCGCGGTCAACAACGGCGGCTCCGAGGGCCTGGGCGAGCAGCTCCTGGTCAGCGGGGCGGAGCGGGTGGTCGGACTGCCCGCGCGCCTGTCGTACGGCCAGGCGGTGGCCCGCGGGATCTCGGCCGCGGTGTCGGCCGAAGCAGCCGCGAGCGGCGGGGGAGACGCAGAAGAAGCGGCAGACGCGACCGAGGAGTGGTTCTGGCTGCTCAGCGAGGACTCGTGCCCCGAGCCCGACGCGCTCGCACACATCGTCAGCAGTGTGCAACGCGCGCCCTCGGTGGTCGTCGCCGGGCCGAAGCTGGTCGACTGGGATCACCCGGAGCGCATCATCGAGCTGGGGCAGAGCCTCACCCGGTACGGCTCCCGCTGGACCCTCCGGCGGCAGGAGCTGGATCAGCAGCAGTACGACCATCTGCAGGACGTGCTGGGCGTCGGCCCGGTGGGCATGCTGGTGCGCCGCGACATCTGGCAGCGCCTGGGCGGTTTCGATCCAGCGCTGCCCGTGTACGACGACGGGCTCGACTTCTGCGTGCGCGCCCGCCTCGCCGGGTACCGGGTCGAGGTGTCGCCGGCGTCCCGGGTGCGCTTCGCCCAGAGCGGCGTCGCGGGGCCGCGCATCGACCGTCGGCGCTCGGTGCTGCGTGCGGCGCACCGCCAGGCCCGCACCGCGCACCTGCACCGGCGCATCGCCTACGCGCCTCCCGTCGTGGCGTTCTTCGAGTGGCTCGGCCTGCCGGTGTACGCGGTGCTCAGGGTGCTGTGGGCGCTGATCCGCGAGCAACCGGGCTACATGATCGGCGAGTTCGTCTCTGCCTACGCCGTGTTCTTCCGGCCGCACGCGATCATCGCGTCCCGGCGCCGGATCCGCGAGCAGTCCGCCCTCGGGTGGGCCGCGATCCGCAAGCTGCGCGTGGACCCCAAGAGCGTGCGCACGGCCCGGATGATCGACCGGGAGGCGATCCTCGCATCGACCGGCAGGCAACGGCGAGAACTCCACTTCATCTCATCGGGGGGCCTCGCCGTGCTCGTCGCCGCCATGGTCGCGGCGATCGCGCTCACCTGGTGGGCCCTGCCGCACACCAGCCTGTTCGGCGGCGGCCTGGCGCCCCTCAACGCCATCGACCAGCTGTGGTGGAACACGCGCCCGCTCGACGGAGTGCCGGCCGACCCCTTCACGTGGGTGCTCGCCCTGCTCGGCACACTCACCTTCTGGAATCCCTCGCACGCACTCGTGCTGCTCATGGTGTCGGCGATCCCGCTCACCGCACTCGGCGGCTGGATCTGGGCAGCGCAGCTGACCGAGTCGAAGGCCGCCCGCGCGCTGCTCGGCCTCGGGTTCGCGCTGAGCCCGGTGCTGCTCGGCTCGCTGCAGAGCGGGCACCTCACCACGCTGGTGCTGACGGTCGTGCTGCCGTGGCTGCTCCTCGCGGCCGCGCGCTGCCGGGAGTCGTGGAGCTGGGCCGGCACGGCATCGCTGCTCGCGGCGGTGGCGCTCGCGGCCGCTCCGATCCTCATCCCCGCAGCGCTCGTGATGCTGGTCGTGGGTCTCTTCACGACGGTGCGCGGAGCGGCGCGCGTGCTCACGACGGCGTTGGTGCCGCTCGTGCTCTTCGCGCCGAAGATCGTGACCGGTCTGGTCGCGGGCCGGCCGCTCGATCTGCTGCTCGATCCCGGGGTCGTCGCCCCCTTCGACTCCGCAACGACCGGGCATCTGCTGCTCGGCTTCCCGGAGTTCGGCCTGGAGGGCTGGGCCGGCGTTCTGGGCGCCATCGGTCTGGACGGGCCGCCGACGACGCTGCTGGTCGGCACGCTGCTGCTGCCCCTCGCGCTGCTCGCCCTGCTGGGCATCTTCACCGGGCGCGTCGCCGTCACGCTGTTCAACGCGCTGCTCGGCGGTCTCGGCATGGTCACGGCAATCGCCGCGGGCCAGCTGCACCTCACCGTGCGGGGCGATGAGAGCGTGGCGCTGTGGACGGGATCGGGCCTCGCCGTGTACTGGCTCGCGGTGCTCTCCCTCGCCGCGGTCGGCGCAGATGCGCTCCGGCGCGCGGCGGCACCCGTCGTCGGCGTCGCGCTCGTCGGCGCACTCGTCGCCGTCGTGCCGGTCGGTGCGCAGCTGCTGCTGAACCAGGTGCCGTTCCAGCCGAGCAGCGCCCAGATGCCGGCCCTCGTGCAAGCGGCCGGCGAGACGGATCCCGGCGTGCGCACCCTCGTGCTCACCCCGGAGGCGTCGCACAGCGTGCGAGCCGAACTCGTGACGGGCGCGGGTGTGCGGCTCGACTCCATTCGCACGGCGCTCGCGGTGCCCGAGCAGACGACGCGGGACGTGCGGATCGCAGAGCTGGTGGGCGGTCTCGCGAGCGTCGGCGGCGAGGACATGCGCGGCGAGCTGCGCCGAGAGGGCATCGGCTTCGTGCTCTTGGAAGAGGGCGGCAGCGCCGAGGAGCGCGCCGAGCTGCAGCGGGTGTTCGACCAGCACTCGGCGCTCGTGAGCGCCGGGCAGACCGAGCAGGGCCTGCTCTGGCGGGTCGTGGATCCGGAGAGCGGGAGCGAGGTGCAGGGCGACGCCGAGACCAGGCTGGGCGGCACCTCGCTGAGCGGGCACACGATCTGGACGATCCAGCTCATCGTGGTGCTCGGAGTGGTGCTGCTCGCGCTTCCGACCGGCGAGGTGACCTGGCGGCCCGAGAAGCGCAGACGGCCGAAGCGCGGGGAGGCGAAGCGATGA
- a CDS encoding small multidrug efflux protein: protein MNLIDAFQDLVSHVPELLQPLIVALAGAVPMIEGEGSATIGIMGGMHPVVAVMAAILGNFICVALLVLLGSGARRAVVARSRRRGSTASRAGSAAATPAPDPSLAGAAGAAGAAGAASAAAPAPAAAFATTAPDASTAPDAPIAENHRAAARHAKFQRAFARYGVPGVSLLGPLLLPTQFTATMLAAIGVDKARILVWQAIAITGWTTIVAVLVSGVLSAAG, encoded by the coding sequence ATGAACCTCATCGACGCCTTCCAGGACCTGGTATCCCACGTCCCCGAGCTTCTCCAGCCGCTGATCGTGGCTCTGGCGGGCGCCGTCCCGATGATCGAGGGCGAGGGCTCCGCGACCATCGGGATCATGGGCGGGATGCACCCCGTCGTCGCCGTGATGGCGGCGATCCTGGGCAACTTCATCTGCGTTGCCCTGCTCGTGCTGCTCGGCTCCGGCGCGCGTCGGGCGGTCGTCGCGAGGTCCCGTCGCAGGGGGTCAACGGCCTCCCGGGCAGGGAGCGCCGCTGCGACGCCGGCCCCGGACCCCTCGCTCGCCGGCGCAGCGGGCGCGGCCGGCGCAGCCGGCGCAGCGAGCGCGGCCGCGCCTGCACCCGCCGCTGCATTCGCAACCACCGCTCCGGATGCGTCCACCGCTCCGGATGCACCGATCGCCGAGAACCACCGGGCCGCAGCCCGGCACGCGAAGTTCCAGCGCGCGTTCGCACGCTACGGCGTGCCCGGCGTGAGCCTGCTCGGCCCGCTCCTGCTCCCCACGCAGTTCACCGCGACGATGCTCGCCGCGATCGGAGTGGACAAGGCTCGGATCCTCGTCTGGCAGGCCATCGCCATCACCGGCTGGACCACGATCGTCGCGGTCCTGGTCAGCGGAGTGCTCTCCGCCGCCGGGTGA
- a CDS encoding sensor histidine kinase has product MTQQTQPTAQAAQAAQAAPPSAAELAAPARFSGRISATWWYTVSGVLFMEAMLVFLWVAASLGRGPWPAAVIAGAGIVWWASTVPLIWRYRDAGASPGASWWAVRVPLLVATACGVVVGLLSGLWLPVALPLVQSSLLLRWQPGLRVRVTAAACALLGVLWLVDARALGAIVPDAQGAWLLGFFSLFIPVATVLSLWWWDVLVALDRARVSEANLGATRERLRVATDVHDLQGHHLQVIALQLELAERLLEKQDRAAALEQLRAARRSVDEARQGTRDLALRFRSVPLRDEIANAADLLRAAGTEVETAVDPDADAAPAEVLGPVIRETTTNALRHGGGRWARLALIRTGPSWRYEIANHAAGDEPSTDGSGLDGIARRVGEVGGSVEVRRGRHDFTVVVSVPSGDVSGGASGAAPGGRGVAPTDGGHR; this is encoded by the coding sequence ATGACCCAGCAGACCCAGCCGACCGCGCAGGCCGCGCAGGCCGCGCAGGCGGCGCCCCCGTCCGCAGCGGAGCTCGCGGCACCCGCCCGATTCTCTGGGAGGATCTCCGCGACCTGGTGGTACACCGTGTCGGGAGTGCTGTTCATGGAGGCGATGCTCGTGTTCCTATGGGTCGCGGCGTCGCTCGGGCGCGGCCCGTGGCCGGCCGCCGTCATCGCCGGAGCCGGAATCGTGTGGTGGGCGTCGACGGTGCCGCTGATCTGGCGGTATCGCGACGCGGGCGCCTCACCCGGTGCGTCCTGGTGGGCCGTGCGCGTGCCGCTGCTGGTCGCCACCGCCTGCGGCGTCGTGGTGGGTCTGCTCTCGGGGCTCTGGCTGCCGGTCGCGCTCCCGCTGGTGCAGTCGTCGCTGCTGCTGCGGTGGCAGCCGGGGCTGCGCGTGCGGGTGACCGCGGCGGCGTGCGCGCTGCTCGGCGTGCTGTGGCTGGTCGACGCACGGGCGCTCGGGGCGATCGTGCCGGATGCCCAGGGCGCGTGGCTGCTGGGATTCTTCTCCCTCTTCATCCCCGTCGCGACGGTGCTGTCGCTGTGGTGGTGGGACGTGCTCGTCGCGCTCGACCGCGCCCGAGTCTCCGAGGCGAATCTGGGTGCGACGCGAGAGCGGCTGCGGGTGGCGACCGACGTGCACGACCTCCAGGGCCACCACCTCCAGGTGATCGCGCTGCAGCTCGAGCTCGCGGAGCGGCTGCTGGAGAAGCAGGATCGCGCCGCGGCACTGGAGCAGCTGCGCGCGGCGCGTCGCAGCGTCGACGAGGCCCGGCAGGGGACTCGGGATCTGGCGCTGCGCTTCCGTTCCGTGCCGCTGCGCGATGAGATCGCGAACGCGGCGGATCTGCTGCGGGCGGCCGGTACCGAGGTGGAAACCGCTGTGGATCCGGATGCGGACGCCGCGCCCGCGGAGGTGCTCGGGCCGGTGATCCGCGAGACCACGACGAACGCGCTGCGGCACGGCGGCGGGCGCTGGGCCCGCTTGGCGCTCATTCGCACGGGACCATCGTGGCGCTATGAGATCGCGAATCACGCCGCGGGCGACGAGCCCTCCACTGATGGGTCGGGGCTCGACGGGATCGCCCGCCGGGTTGGCGAGGTCGGCGGCTCGGTTGAGGTGCGGCGCGGCAGGCACGACTTCACCGTCGTCGTCAGCGTGCCGTCCGGTGACGTGTCCGGTGGCGCGTCCGGCGCTGCGCCAGGTGGGCGCGGGGTCGCGCCGACCGACGGGGGGCACCGGTGA